Sequence from the Parvicella tangerina genome:
TCTTGTAAATAGGTAAGTTGTGCTCTAGCTCCTTCTTTTTGAAGAAGTTATAAGTCATGTAGGCCAGTTTGCTTTTTTCAAATAGTTTCATTTGCAACACGAAGATAGGAAATAAAAAAACCACTATCTCTCACTTTCCTTGCTTCAAATCAGTAAAATCAAGTTCTTGGTGAGATCAAGTGGTTTTTGCCTTATAAGACGGATGAATGCGCATCATCTATCTCTGTAATTCGTTTTTTTGAAAAAGGTACATTAATCCTTAATTCTTGAGAATTTAAGTGCTTTTAACATTAAGTCTGGTAAGGGTTTGTTGGCTGGTCGTTTGGCAACGTTCAGATTGATTCCTAGCTTTTCTATGATCGGAATTTTATAGACTTCTATCAATTCGATCAGTGTGCCATCGGGATCCTCAATATAAGTGCAGTGAACCTTCGTAGAGTCTCCCATACTCAATACATCATTGGTGTCACAAGTAAAACCAAAGCCTTTTTCATCCAATTTATCTCCTAGCTCTTTCATTCCTCTCACGTCAAAACCAAGGTGTACAAATCCTACATCTCCCCATTTTCTTCCCTCATAGATCTTAAGTGGATTTCTGTCTGATACATCTTGAACGAGCTCAATATAAGTTTGTCCTGATAACTTCGTGAACCCCCCACCTGATGGGTTACTCTGAGTAAGCAAGATTCTGCGGTACTTTTGATCACCTCCAGGAACAAATTTCCAGTCCCTGAACGTATCAATCTGATCATACACCACCTTGTCATAACCTAAAATGTCTGCGTACAAGGTCTTTGCCTTTTCAATATCTGAAACGCCAATGCTACAACCACATGTTCCTCCAGTAATATGCGGGTAGCCCGTGTACCAGTCTTCTCCTGGAACAACCTGCCAGAGGTTGCCGTCCACATCATAACAGTAAAATGTTTTCCAACCGTTTGGCATTTCGTTGACTTTGCTAGCTAATTGAGCACCGTTCTTTTTAAAGAATTCGTAAGCTTGATCAACATCTGGAGCTTTAATCATACCAATGAAGATTCCCAGGTCACCTAATTGAAATTCTTTGTCAGCTTTGGTGGCTTGAAATGAAGTAGGGCATACCACTTCCATAGCACAGCCTCCTTTTAGGTTCATAACCATAGCAGCTCGCTTGGTGATGGTTTCATTTTCAGTATAAATGTCCATTAAAGGAGCGGGAGCTTCAGCGTTAAAGAACGGAATATTCATTCCAAAGAACTTTCTGTACCACTTCCAGGCATTTTCATGGTTGGCTACACCTACACCCAAGTGCTGTATTCCGTGAATTGTATACATCTATTAATCTTTGATTCGCTCTACGTACTGCCCTTTCTGAATGTCAACTTTAATCTTATCACCATTATCGATGAACAAAGGAACTTTCACCTCAGCTCCAGTATCAATTGTTGCAGGTTTCATGGTGTTCGTAGCGGTATCTCCTTTAATTCCAGGCTCAGTGTACGTTACTTCAGTTTCAATGAATTGCGGAAGTTCTACAACTAAAGGGTTCTCCTCTTCCGCATGAAAAAGAATCGAACAAACAATACCTTCTTTCAGATATTCCTTTTTGTCGATCATGTTTTCTTCGATATTCACTTGCTCAAAAGTGTCCGTATTCATAAATACGTAGAATGACCCGTCTTGATACAAGTACTGGTAAGACCTGTTTTCAATTCTTATAATATCGATTTTGTGACCAGCAGAGAACGTGTGATCAACCACTCTTCCAGTTTCAATGTTTCTTAGTTTCGTTCGAACGAATGCAGGTCCCTTTCCAGGTTTTACGTGTTGAAATTCAATTACCTGAACTAGCTTACCGTCAAGGTTCATACAAACTCCGTTCTTAATATCTGAAGTATTCGCCATTTTGTTAACTTTGATAATTAGAGGCACAAATATAAGAGAATCTGCGGGACGATGCATGATTGTTAAAAACTGAACTGCAAATGAAGAAGAGAACCTATTTTACAACGGCTTTTACAGATTTCTTTAAAGAACTAGAGGAGAATAATCATAAGGAATGGTTTGATGAGAATCGTAAACGATATCATGCCCATGTCAAAGAGCCTTTTGATGACTTCATAAAGGACTTGCTTGTTGAGGTTGGTAAAATTGACCCAGCGATCAATGTGCCTTACAATAAGTGTATATTTAGAATCAACAGAGATGTTCGGTTTTCAAAAGACAAAACGCTCTACAAAACAAATAGATCTGCTTTTATATCTAGGTTTGGAACCAAGAACAAGTCTTTTCCAGGGATGTATTTTGAGATCAACAAGAATGAACTGAGAATCTACGGGGGTGTTTATATGCTAGACGCGAAGCAGGTATATCGAATAAGGGAGGAAATACAGGATTACAATAAAGACTTTAGGAAAGTGATTACTGAGAAACGGTTCAATTCTACCTTTGGTGAAGTACAGGGAGAGAAAGCAAAAAGGCTAAATAAGGAATTTCAACAGTTCGCAGCATCAGAAGACTTGATGTTCAATAAGAATTGGTATGTCTATGCATCACTGCCGCTGAATACGATTTATCAAGAAGATCTGCTCAATGTGATGATGGACCACTATCAAGTATTAGAACCTTTCAATAAGTTTTTTGAAAGACCGTTGTTAGACATGTTAAACCAATAATTATGAAAGAAGAAAGAAAATGTTTGACGTGCGGAGAGGTACTATTTGGAAGGGCGGATAAGAAATTTTGCAATGACAATTGTAGAGGTATCTACAACAACAAGAAGAATAAGATGGGTGACGATTACTTCCGAAAGGTTAACTCCATCCTTCGCAAGAACAGACGCATTCTGGAAGAGATGAATCCAAAGGAAAAATCAAAAACCACTAAGGAAAAGTTGTTGTTGAATGGCTTTAATTTCTATTATTACACCAATGTTTACCAAACCAAACAGGGGAAGGTCTATTACTTTGTATACGAACATGGTTACCTGGAGCTGGATAATGAAGAATATGCATTGGTGAGAAAACTAGACTACATTTAAAAATGAAAAGAATACTGATTATTAATGGGCCTAATCTGAATTTACTGGGCAAAAGGGAGCCGAGTATATATGGAGATATTTCTTTTGAGGATTTCTTTCAACGTCTAAAGGACAAGAACGGTGTTGAACTATCTTATTTCCAAAGTAATGTTGAAGGAGAAATCATAGACAAATTGCATGAAGTTGGATTTTCTTTTGATGGTATCATCCTCAACGCTGGAGGCTACACACATACTTCAGTGAGTATTGCAGACGCAATTGCTGCTATTAGTTCGCCTGTGATAGAAGTTCATTTGTCAAATGTATATGCGAGAGAGGAGTATAGACATAATTCATTGATAGCAAAGAATTGTGTGGGGGTGATCAGTGGTTTTGGGTTGGATAGTTATTCTTTAGCAATTGACTACTTTGGTGCTAAATAGTTTAGAGGTGAATATGAAGAATGTATTAGCAATTGGTATCGTATTTTGGATTTTAGCATTCCATGTCAGTTCTTGCACAACTTTTCATTCGGGAAGTTACGATGGAGGTGTGACTGTTTCTAACGGAGAATATGCATACAAAAGAAAGGTGGTTTTTGAAACTCACTATACATATACCTTGGGATTTGGAGGTAATAAAGAGGGTTTCTTGATGGATCGCCTTCGAGAGGAACTGTATGCTCGGGCTGAACTCTCAGGTAGCGAAGAATTAACCAATATGCTTATTTCTTCTAATACAACTTATTTTCTGGTCTTTGCAAAGGTTAAATTGAGAATTACAGGAGATGTAATTGATTGGAATAGTGACAAATTCGTTAGTAGAACGAATAGTCAAAGTTTTCATGACTCACAAGAGCTTATTGGTAGGATTGAAAAACCTAAAGAACAAATGGCGGTATTCAAAGGGTTGCTAGAGGAGAAGGAGAATTTGAGTTTTAGACCTTTTGAAAAAGGACATTACCCACAAATAGGAGAGGTTGTTTACTATAAGCACCGAGATGTGTTTGCAACTGTAGTTGGAACGACTTTTCGAAAATACAGGATTAGCTACTTTAAAGGAACAGCGTCTTATTACGATAGTAAGAGGGTTTGGGTATATAAAAATCAGATCGAAAGTATCGAGGAAAAACATGGCTTTCATGTCAAATAGGTGAATCAATAGCAATGAAAATTACGGGACGTCAGGATACAGGGTTTAGCTCTCGAGGAGATCTCGCTGGGAATCGGTTGCTTAATC
This genomic interval carries:
- a CDS encoding DUF6567 family protein — translated: MKNVLAIGIVFWILAFHVSSCTTFHSGSYDGGVTVSNGEYAYKRKVVFETHYTYTLGFGGNKEGFLMDRLREELYARAELSGSEELTNMLISSNTTYFLVFAKVKLRITGDVIDWNSDKFVSRTNSQSFHDSQELIGRIEKPKEQMAVFKGLLEEKENLSFRPFEKGHYPQIGEVVYYKHRDVFATVVGTTFRKYRISYFKGTASYYDSKRVWVYKNQIESIEEKHGFHVK
- a CDS encoding VOC family protein; amino-acid sequence: MYTIHGIQHLGVGVANHENAWKWYRKFFGMNIPFFNAEAPAPLMDIYTENETITKRAAMVMNLKGGCAMEVVCPTSFQATKADKEFQLGDLGIFIGMIKAPDVDQAYEFFKKNGAQLASKVNEMPNGWKTFYCYDVDGNLWQVVPGEDWYTGYPHITGGTCGCSIGVSDIEKAKTLYADILGYDKVVYDQIDTFRDWKFVPGGDQKYRRILLTQSNPSGGGFTKLSGQTYIELVQDVSDRNPLKIYEGRKWGDVGFVHLGFDVRGMKELGDKLDEKGFGFTCDTNDVLSMGDSTKVHCTYIEDPDGTLIELIEVYKIPIIEKLGINLNVAKRPANKPLPDLMLKALKFSRIKD
- the efp gene encoding elongation factor P, which produces MANTSDIKNGVCMNLDGKLVQVIEFQHVKPGKGPAFVRTKLRNIETGRVVDHTFSAGHKIDIIRIENRSYQYLYQDGSFYVFMNTDTFEQVNIEENMIDKKEYLKEGIVCSILFHAEEENPLVVELPQFIETEVTYTEPGIKGDTATNTMKPATIDTGAEVKVPLFIDNGDKIKVDIQKGQYVERIKD
- the aroQ gene encoding type II 3-dehydroquinate dehydratase, whose amino-acid sequence is MKRILIINGPNLNLLGKREPSIYGDISFEDFFQRLKDKNGVELSYFQSNVEGEIIDKLHEVGFSFDGIILNAGGYTHTSVSIADAIAAISSPVIEVHLSNVYAREEYRHNSLIAKNCVGVISGFGLDSYSLAIDYFGAK
- a CDS encoding DUF2461 domain-containing protein, encoding MKKRTYFTTAFTDFFKELEENNHKEWFDENRKRYHAHVKEPFDDFIKDLLVEVGKIDPAINVPYNKCIFRINRDVRFSKDKTLYKTNRSAFISRFGTKNKSFPGMYFEINKNELRIYGGVYMLDAKQVYRIREEIQDYNKDFRKVITEKRFNSTFGEVQGEKAKRLNKEFQQFAASEDLMFNKNWYVYASLPLNTIYQEDLLNVMMDHYQVLEPFNKFFERPLLDMLNQ